Proteins encoded within one genomic window of Oceanococcus sp. HetDA_MAG_MS8:
- a CDS encoding RnfABCDGE type electron transport complex subunit G, with product MSERSWLASMRGAGANLLGFGLAAVLLLASVHQCTQPQIAAAQIAAKRAALLSMLPANSFDNDLLADRVRWTLPEEWTAPGPDIIWRARKHGEVVAFILPLRATEGYSGSIDFLLALSPHSEVLGMRVVAHKETPGLGDGIEAQRSNWQQQFLHQGLGSIAAKDWRLRRDGGVFDQLSGATITTRAVVNTMQAALVYIQNQAQAMTEAPAMEPSDE from the coding sequence ATGAGTGAACGCAGCTGGCTTGCGAGCATGCGCGGGGCGGGCGCAAATTTGCTGGGCTTTGGCCTGGCAGCCGTGCTACTGCTCGCCAGTGTGCATCAATGCACCCAGCCGCAAATTGCGGCAGCGCAAATAGCCGCCAAACGCGCTGCACTGCTGAGCATGCTGCCAGCCAACAGTTTTGATAATGACCTGCTCGCGGATCGTGTTCGCTGGACACTGCCCGAAGAATGGACAGCCCCCGGCCCAGACATCATCTGGCGAGCCCGTAAACACGGCGAAGTCGTGGCGTTCATCCTGCCGCTGCGCGCGACCGAGGGCTATTCCGGGTCTATTGATTTCTTGCTTGCCCTTAGCCCCCACAGTGAAGTCTTGGGGATGCGCGTCGTAGCGCACAAGGAAACGCCGGGGCTAGGCGATGGCATCGAAGCCCAACGCTCCAATTGGCAGCAGCAGTTTCTGCACCAGGGGCTAGGCTCCATCGCCGCCAAAGATTGGCGCCTGCGCAGAGATGGTGGCGTTTTCGATCAACTTAGCGGCGCAACCATCACCACACGGGCCGTCGTGAACACCATGCAGGCCGCGCTGGTATACATTCAAAACCAAGCACAGGCCATGACCGAAGCGCCCGCTATGGAGCCCAGCGATGAATGA
- a CDS encoding alpha/beta hydrolase, which produces MNTQTVNANGIEICYEDRPGPQADSPTALLIMGLGCQLLHWPEEFVATLNQFYRVIRFDNRDAGHSTWFEGTRAPKIRQRDLLRWFFGARLPSPYSLEDMAADTVGLMDALQIEQAHIIGASMGGMIAQIIGAQHPQRAQSLSLVMTTSGKRTKGMPRQSALKTITQRPATQDFDVVLEASKRSWQALSGRGHPTPPDVVEARLRAILERAMNPAGFLRQYAAIMNQPDRSPLLRQIERPTLVLHGEDDPLVNVSGGRHLAKVIPQSTLITIPGWGHDFPPSLLPDLSTHLKNHIDQHHSV; this is translated from the coding sequence ATGAACACCCAAACGGTTAACGCCAACGGCATTGAGATTTGCTACGAAGACCGCCCCGGCCCGCAGGCCGATAGCCCCACCGCCTTGCTCATCATGGGTCTGGGCTGTCAGCTGCTGCATTGGCCCGAAGAATTCGTGGCCACCCTGAACCAGTTCTATCGCGTTATTCGCTTTGATAACCGCGATGCCGGCCACTCCACCTGGTTCGAGGGCACGCGTGCGCCCAAAATTCGTCAGCGCGATCTACTTCGTTGGTTCTTCGGCGCTCGCCTTCCCAGCCCGTATAGCCTGGAGGATATGGCTGCCGACACGGTGGGCTTGATGGATGCGCTACAGATTGAACAAGCGCACATTATTGGGGCGTCTATGGGCGGGATGATTGCGCAAATTATTGGCGCGCAGCATCCGCAGCGGGCACAGTCACTGAGTTTGGTGATGACCACTAGCGGCAAACGCACCAAGGGCATGCCACGTCAATCCGCACTCAAGACAATTACCCAGCGGCCAGCCACCCAAGACTTTGATGTGGTGCTCGAAGCTTCTAAACGCTCCTGGCAAGCCCTTTCCGGTCGCGGCCATCCCACGCCTCCAGACGTTGTTGAAGCCCGCTTACGTGCCATCCTCGAGCGTGCTATGAACCCGGCCGGTTTCTTGCGCCAATACGCGGCCATCATGAATCAGCCAGACCGCAGCCCATTGCTGCGCCAGATTGAAAGGCCCACGCTGGTCCTGCACGGAGAAGACGACCCTCTGGTCAACGTCTCGGGTGGCCGGCATCTGGCCAAGGTGATTCCGCAATCCACGCTCATCACCATTCCCGGCTGGGGCCATGATTTTCCGCCTAGCCTGCTACCAGACCTGAGCACGCACCTCAAAAACCATATCGATCAGCATCATTCGGTCTAA
- a CDS encoding RnfABCDGE type electron transport complex subunit D, which translates to MRIAGPWIRPRRRVPQVMLAVILALLPGVLVSVALQGPGILFQLVYCCIGALGAEAGILRLRGRDLSSQLGDYSALLTGVLLGLCLPPWLPWWQALLAGSLATAVGKQLFGGLGQNPFNPAMVGYVMVLVSLPASLALWPADTTTAWNLPWAYWLGLGELHEVDAWTGATPLDAMRNGLRAQLTVTEVTADLSTDFAWLLAVAWGLGGVWLWRRGLIQWRIPIAVLAGVALPALIAQAVDADRFASAGFHLLHGATIFGAIFIATDPVSASTTPRGRLIYGFGIGLLTWVIRSFGDYPDGFAFAVMLLNMLVPVIDAHTVPRVYGQEHRS; encoded by the coding sequence ATGCGTATCGCCGGCCCCTGGATACGACCGCGCCGCCGAGTCCCGCAGGTCATGCTGGCTGTGATCCTCGCCTTGCTACCCGGTGTACTCGTCAGCGTCGCACTGCAGGGGCCCGGGATACTCTTTCAGCTGGTGTACTGCTGTATAGGCGCATTAGGCGCTGAAGCCGGCATCCTGAGGCTGCGTGGGCGAGATCTGAGCTCGCAATTGGGAGACTATTCCGCCCTCCTCACCGGCGTGCTACTCGGGCTGTGCTTGCCGCCTTGGCTACCCTGGTGGCAAGCCCTGCTGGCAGGCAGCCTGGCCACTGCCGTGGGCAAACAGCTGTTTGGCGGCTTAGGCCAAAACCCTTTCAATCCGGCCATGGTCGGCTACGTGATGGTGCTGGTCAGCCTGCCTGCCAGCCTGGCGCTGTGGCCAGCCGACACCACCACAGCCTGGAACCTACCCTGGGCCTATTGGCTGGGTCTGGGAGAGTTGCACGAAGTTGATGCTTGGACTGGCGCCACCCCACTAGACGCGATGCGCAACGGCCTGCGTGCGCAGCTCACCGTTACCGAAGTCACGGCCGACCTGAGCACCGATTTTGCCTGGCTCCTAGCCGTCGCCTGGGGGCTAGGCGGCGTATGGCTGTGGCGCCGCGGCCTGATCCAATGGCGTATACCCATTGCGGTCCTCGCGGGGGTGGCTCTACCCGCACTCATTGCCCAGGCCGTCGATGCGGATCGTTTTGCCTCCGCAGGCTTCCACCTGCTGCATGGCGCGACCATATTTGGCGCAATCTTTATCGCTACCGACCCCGTTTCTGCCTCAACAACGCCTCGCGGACGGCTTATCTATGGCTTTGGCATTGGCCTGCTCACCTGGGTGATACGCAGCTTTGGCGATTACCCCGATGGCTTCGCCTTTGCGGTAATGCTACTTAACATGCTGGTGCCAGTCATTGATGCTCACACGGTGCCTCGGGTATACGGGCAGGAGCACAGATCATGA
- a CDS encoding electron transport complex subunit E, with the protein MNEVWRRGLWSSNPALVQLLGLCPLLAVSNTVINGLGLGLATIATLVISNLSVSLLRKHIAPNVRIPVYVLIIAAIVSSLDMLMNAWLHALYLKLGIFIPLIVTNCAIIGRAEAFAARNPPLVAAVDGLAMGTGFSAALIALGALREVLGRGQLFGGAELLFGPAASDWTIEFSSQGWLLMSLPPGAFLGLALLVAAKNAWDQRHRRRAACAAPTRDGNTSSA; encoded by the coding sequence ATGAATGAGGTCTGGCGTCGCGGACTATGGAGTAGTAACCCGGCACTCGTGCAGCTATTGGGGCTGTGCCCTTTGCTGGCGGTGAGCAATACCGTGATTAACGGCCTGGGCTTGGGCCTAGCCACCATTGCCACGCTGGTTATCTCTAACCTCAGCGTGTCACTGCTGCGCAAACATATTGCACCCAATGTGCGCATCCCCGTCTATGTGCTGATTATTGCCGCCATCGTGAGCAGCCTGGACATGCTGATGAATGCTTGGCTACACGCCTTGTATCTCAAGCTGGGCATATTTATCCCTTTGATTGTGACCAACTGCGCCATTATTGGACGGGCGGAAGCTTTCGCCGCGCGCAACCCACCGCTAGTCGCTGCCGTCGACGGCCTTGCCATGGGCACCGGCTTTAGCGCCGCATTGATCGCCCTGGGCGCATTGCGCGAAGTGCTGGGCCGCGGCCAACTCTTTGGCGGAGCGGAGCTACTCTTCGGCCCCGCTGCCAGTGATTGGACCATCGAGTTCAGCAGCCAAGGCTGGCTGCTGATGAGCCTTCCCCCGGGCGCATTCCTGGGATTGGCTTTGCTGGTAGCAGCAAAAAATGCCTGGGATCAGCGCCACCGGCGCAGAGCTGCGTGTGCAGCACCAACGCGGGATGGCAACACATCATCGGCCTGA